Proteins encoded within one genomic window of Brassica rapa cultivar Chiifu-401-42 chromosome A09, CAAS_Brap_v3.01, whole genome shotgun sequence:
- the LOC103839257 gene encoding uncharacterized protein LOC103839257, with amino-acid sequence MGPIAITQLATGLSVLAGAVLVKSVLDQKPMAGGPFPRCPTCNGTGRVTCFCSRWSDGDIGCRRCSGSGRAACSNCGGTGTGTPLPVQITVRPPSRPF; translated from the coding sequence ATGGGTCCGATCGCCATCACCCAGCTTGCCACCGGTCTTAGCGTCTTAGCCGGCGCGGTTTTAGTCAAATCGGTTCTCGACCAAAAGCCTATGGCCGGTGGTCCTTTCCCTCGTTGTCCGACCTGCAACGGCACGGGACGTGTCACGTGCTTCTGCTCTCGATGGTCTGATGGAGATATTGGATGTCGTAGGTGTTCCGGTTCTGGTCGTGCGGCTTGTAGCAACTGCGGTGGTACTGGAACCGGTACACCTCTACCGGTTCAGATCACGGTTCGGCCACCGAGTCGCCCTTTCTAA